A part of Pararoseomonas sp. SCSIO 73927 genomic DNA contains:
- a CDS encoding DUF3309 domain-containing protein has translation MTLILIIIVLFLLFGGGGYYGYRSGYYGGGGFGGILGLLVIVLLVYLLFGRGGL, from the coding sequence ATGACGCTGATTCTGATCATCATCGTGCTGTTCCTGCTGTTCGGCGGGGGCGGGTACTATGGGTATCGGAGCGGGTATTACGGGGGTGGCGGGTTCGGGGGGATCCTCGGGCTGCTGGTGATCGTGCTGCTTGTCTATCTGCTGTTCGGGCGGGGCGGTCTGTGA